CAATAGGTTTTTGCCTCAAGCAGACAGTTCATAGCTTTTATATAAAGCCATTCGCTGAGAAATACATCTTCACAGCCATAGCCTGTAATGCACAACTCAGGCAGGCATAATATGTCCACACCTTTCTCAATGGCATGGTTTATGGCTTCGCGGATGTTGTTAAGGTTGTTTTCCCATGCCAGGGGAGTTTGATTTAATGTAGCTCCTGCTATTCTGAATTTAGACACGTACGGATATGTTTTGATCTGAAATCGATAGCGAATATCGGAATCTTTAGTTTAAGTCCAATAGTTCACATGACTTTTGGGCGGCGTCCTGCTCAGCTTTTTTCTTACTGTGCCCAAACCCTTTGCCAAGGGGTTCATCGTCTACAAATACCTGGGCGGTAAACTCCCGGTGATGTTTCTCATTTTTAACACTGATGATCTCAAACTTAACATCTCTATTTTCTTTTTGAGACCATTCAATAATCTTGCTTTTGTAATTTGGGTTTGATTTTATGACTTCATCGATGTTCAGGTAGGGGATGATGAGCTTGTCTATAATGAAGTGCTTGCAGTATGAATACCCTTTGTCCAGATAAACAGCGCCAACGATAGCTTCGAGTGTATCACCGTATAAGGACTTGTGGGATAGTTTGCCTTTTTTCTTTTGGTCGTACTCAACAACCTGATTAAGGCCTATTCTTTTGCCTATGTTATTTAATGATTCTCTGTTTACGATCCTGGACCGTATCTCGGTGAGAAAACCTTCTTCTTTGAAGGGGAAAGTTTTGAAGAGATAGTCGGCTACAGCAGCTCCGAGAATGGCATCGCCTAAGTATTCGAGCCTCTCATTGGACTCTCTTAGTCCCTGGCTGTTATGTTTGGCTACAGAGCTGTGTTTTATGGCAAGTCTGTATAGTTCTAGGTTAAAAGGCTTACTACCGACAATTGTCTTAATAGCGGTAATAAGCCTTTTGTCTTTTTCAGATTTTCTCTTAAAAATATTAATGAAGCGCCTTACAGCACGATGCACAGTTCTTAAATTTTTCTAAAAATAATAGAGGTGTTATGTCCTCCGAACCCAAATGTATTGCTTAGCGCTACATTGATCTCTCTCTCCTGGGCTTTATTAAAAGTCAAATTTAATTTATTGTCCAATTGATCGTCATCTGTAAAATGGTTGATGGTTGGCGGTACAATATTGTTTTGTATTGCCATCACACAAGCTACTGCTTCAATAGCTCCGGCAGCTCCAAGCAGGTGGCCTGTCATGGATTTTGTAGAGCTAATATTGAGCTTGTAAGCATGATCACCAAAAACCTTTTTGATGGCCAATGTTTCGCTAATATCACCAAGCGGAGTTGATGTACCATGAACGTTGATATAATCT
This region of Fulvivirga ulvae genomic DNA includes:
- the rnc gene encoding ribonuclease III, translated to MHRAVRRFINIFKRKSEKDKRLITAIKTIVGSKPFNLELYRLAIKHSSVAKHNSQGLRESNERLEYLGDAILGAAVADYLFKTFPFKEEGFLTEIRSRIVNRESLNNIGKRIGLNQVVEYDQKKKGKLSHKSLYGDTLEAIVGAVYLDKGYSYCKHFIIDKLIIPYLNIDEVIKSNPNYKSKIIEWSQKENRDVKFEIISVKNEKHHREFTAQVFVDDEPLGKGFGHSKKKAEQDAAQKSCELLDLN